CAATAGTACCAAGTTTGTGAGCTTGTAATAGAACTTTAGCGCCAGATTTTAACTCTTTTAAAGTTGCTGTATCTAGTTCATTTGCTACAATAATATCTTCATAATTAGTATTAGAATCCTTTACTGGATAAACCCAGATAGGCCATTCATTTTTAAAATCTGTGTTATCAGCTTGAACAGAAACAATCAATTTTGAGGCATGAGTAACTTCATCCAGATTCAATTCTATATCTCCTATATCACTCAACTCTCCTACTTTAAAAAGTTGCTTGTCTAAGTTTCCAGCAGCATAGGTTTTCACTGCTTCATCAGAAATAGTCCAAGAAATTGCTAAATCTAAATCACCTTCTGCATGATTAGAAAGTTGCATTTTAGCTTTAAACACTTCATCATTTTCCCATACATATTTGTCCATTAATAGTAATGGGACAACAGTATTGTTGTGTTTTTTAAATTCTTCTGGTGTCGTAATTTTTTTGCTATCCCAATGGGCATCTAACCAACCTATTAGTGCTTCTCCTTGGCCTTGATAATCTTGCATACCTAGCAACTGAATTCCGGCACAACTTGGCGTTCGCAAAAAGGATTCTATCTCATATTTGTATAAAATTTGACTTAATGCACCAGAAGCTTCTGCAAAAGCATTGTCTTGCTTTGCTATGCCATTTTTCTCTGCAAGTACTTTTAATTCTTCCAGATTTCTGGCTTTCAGCACACCTGTATATTTCTCGATTTCACTCCAGCGAGGATAAACCGGCCATTGGCCAATTTCATGCGCTATGATAGGAATATCCATTTGAGAATAAATATCCTCAAAATTCCAATTAGTTTTTGCACCATTTAATCCTCTAGTGTTACCCACTCCGTTTATATAATGCGTTGCAGAATAATCATCTACTTCGGTAATAGTTCGCGCAGTGGATGAAGCATATAATCTACGTGGATCATGTTTTTTTAAATCGGCAATCCATTTTTTCAATTGGTCGTAATCTGAATTGCCAAGCTCATTACCGATGCAAAACATCGAAAATGAAGGATGATTGCCATAAGTATTAACCACACGGTTCATTTCTGCAATTATAAACTTATCTCGTGGTGGATCGTATCCAAGTCCTTTTGGATGACCTTTGGTCTCCATCTCCGGTCGGCCTTTTTCAATCATATCTGTACTCATCCACGAATCAACCCAAACAGAAGCTTCTGCCTGTAAGTAAATTCCTACTCTGTTGGCTGCTTTAAAAGCTGCTTCTGGTGGACACCAAGAGTGAAAGCGGGCATGGTTTAAGCCATAAGCTTTGTAAGTTTTAAATATTCGCAACCAATCTGCTAAGTCACAAGAAGGATAACCAGTTAATGGAAAATGAACACAATCTAGATTTCCGCGAAGAAATACAGGCTTGCCATTTACCAGCAATTTTGTACCATTATGAGACAATTGCTGAAACCCAAATTCTATTTCTTGTGAATCTTTATTTTTACCTGCTTTTACATTCAATTTTAAAATATACACCGCTGGATTAAACTCGCTCCATAACGCAAGTTTTCCTTCTGTTGAAATTTTTTGCTCAAACCTTGTTTGTCCTTCTGCTAACTCCTTTTCAAATTGACCAGATAAAACAATTTCTCCATTATCTGCAGATACAATTTCATAATTGAAAACAGCTTTTGTTTTTTTGAGAGATGTAACACTAGATTTTAGAGTAATTTCATTGGCTTTAATATCCGAATAAATATCACTCTTTAAGAAATGAACAGCATCTTTTGCCCTTAGTTCTATTTTCCCAACAATGCCATTCCAAATGCTCTGTGTATGTTTTGTATAGGCAGAACCTCGATCTCCAATATTGTGGATCATATCATTATCTACTAACACAGTCAATTCATGTTTGCCTGGGCTAAGTTTACCAATCCTATGGATATGAGGTGTACCAAGCGCATCTTGTACTGACAGTTCTACTCCATCGATAAATACACGAGATTCCCAAAGTACCCGCTCTAAAAATATTTCTATTTGTTTATTTTTCCATTTTTTGGGAATCTCAATTTGTTTCTTGTACAATGCTTTGCCAATAAATTCATACTCAGGGGTTAAAACGCCATAGTCTGATTCCGTAGTTTTATATCCAAAGCTATTCTCGGCTAGTGAACCAGGTAACAGAATATTACCCGTTTTCTTTAACTTACCTGTTGAGTTTTCATCACTATTCTGTATTAGCAATTCTACTTTCCACTGGCCTGATAAATCAATAATATCTTGAGCAAAAGTGTAAAAAGGACTTAATAAAATGATAAAAAAGATTATTCCCTTTATATCGAGATTGTTGATTATCATAATAGCGATTGAAGTAGTAATAAGTTAATTGATTAAAATATCCTGCAAAAATATTATATAGGAAGTAAATAACTACAGGTTTGCATAATGCTGGCAATAAAGATTATATACTTATGATTTGTTAGTATTATTCTTTGATGAAGTAAGACATAAAGTGCATATCGTGCCATAATATTCATTCCCTCAATATCTTTTATCGACATTGGGGGAATGAAGTATTTTCTTAATTTAAATGAATCTTTAAGGCAGAAAACTATTTTTCTTTTGACTGCTCTGTAGCAAGTTCATCATAATATTTTTTAAGTTCATAAAAGGCTTTTTTCTTATTCCCTTTCTCATCAATTAAACCTTTTCTGTTCCATCCTTCTTGATAAGTAGGATTATTTCTTTTAGGCGAACGGAAGTCCGCAAGAATCCAAGGAGTTAAACCAGTGTAGTTATCTGGCATTCTTTTCATCATTTTTACTTGCTCTTTGTAAAACCATTCTTGGTATTCTTCACTCCATCTTGTAAGTGAATCTGCATGAAAACCTCCTTTGGCTCCTGCTCCTGTTTCGCTAAATATGAGTGGTTTGTCGTAAATGGTCTCCCATTGTGCTGTTTGGCAGTAAGATGGCAAACCAATATACCAACCCAAATACTC
This window of the Chondrinema litorale genome carries:
- a CDS encoding glycoside hydrolase family 2 TIM barrel-domain containing protein, whose protein sequence is MIINNLDIKGIIFFIILLSPFYTFAQDIIDLSGQWKVELLIQNSDENSTGKLKKTGNILLPGSLAENSFGYKTTESDYGVLTPEYEFIGKALYKKQIEIPKKWKNKQIEIFLERVLWESRVFIDGVELSVQDALGTPHIHRIGKLSPGKHELTVLVDNDMIHNIGDRGSAYTKHTQSIWNGIVGKIELRAKDAVHFLKSDIYSDIKANEITLKSSVTSLKKTKAVFNYEIVSADNGEIVLSGQFEKELAEGQTRFEQKISTEGKLALWSEFNPAVYILKLNVKAGKNKDSQEIEFGFQQLSHNGTKLLVNGKPVFLRGNLDCVHFPLTGYPSCDLADWLRIFKTYKAYGLNHARFHSWCPPEAAFKAANRVGIYLQAEASVWVDSWMSTDMIEKGRPEMETKGHPKGLGYDPPRDKFIIAEMNRVVNTYGNHPSFSMFCIGNELGNSDYDQLKKWIADLKKHDPRRLYASSTARTITEVDDYSATHYINGVGNTRGLNGAKTNWNFEDIYSQMDIPIIAHEIGQWPVYPRWSEIEKYTGVLKARNLEELKVLAEKNGIAKQDNAFAEASGALSQILYKYEIESFLRTPSCAGIQLLGMQDYQGQGEALIGWLDAHWDSKKITTPEEFKKHNNTVVPLLLMDKYVWENDEVFKAKMQLSNHAEGDLDLAISWTISDEAVKTYAAGNLDKQLFKVGELSDIGDIELNLDEVTHASKLIVSVQADNTDFKNEWPIWVYPVKDSNTNYEDIIVANELDTATLKELKSGAKVLLQAHKLGTIETSVQALFYPLYWSLTFFPGQGKTNIGLLLDEKHAAFENFPTSFHSNWQWESISADAKGYILNELPHQYKPIAQPVDDFHRNNKVGSIFELKIGDGKLLVCGYNLEADKPVAKQLKSSLLAYMNSDSFNPQQVVADDWLKSTFVKVVEVNDVIDTDTFNNAILYVDAAANLETEKQHISWETKNDKIQIANETSYTVNADKTWKDGENSVWEGSEIEIQINCPEGMLGSLLVSFNDHNEKGKSGILSFEGRESKLESIAENTETWVKFHVMREDSNDGKLLLKAIADTGDSLMINKIVLLKE